In the Maridesulfovibrio ferrireducens genome, one interval contains:
- a CDS encoding sensor domain-containing diguanylate cyclase yields MSSKNSRNALKLFFKRYILVAVIILAVAIGVMFTQKKQYVDHIKEHETNLVKNSCKEFSFWLEAGVEDVGIVCSLLERRLNQGGDSAAKLDDVADMFAAFGEQRDICLQLRYISKEGRELVRVNIKNNVAERLYGDFLQNKSDREYVKDALNLEKGVYISSFDLNTEHGEIEVPHIPVIRFLKKVFGPDGAELGVVAINYSGKFLIRMLEAPAAESFGEIFLINSSGQWIIGPDEDYNWRFVFGKQGALLKDQFPAEWEIISSASAGQFFGSNGLYTYKSVYEGAPPALRDSDVSFNEHWKIITYVPSEKLFVPQNKITVFLIIILFLWSGFLFWRRTLFSIEKDSISNALKESEKRFLDITDAAGEFIWETGPDGSFIFVTGRAENILGYSAEELVGKSPFDFVDEESSWEVRKEFLDAAQEGRNFNSLVSKFVNRDGHKLWLEFNGVPVLDEAGNVTGFRGATSDITAQRKALQDLQDREDMLQSISDSVQDALILMDDKGLVHFWNPAAEKIFGFSSAEMMGKDLRACVWLEDNVDDLNVSYEEKEGQSRLFSSYGSFTVNVRRKDGNVFPAEVLLSPLRRDNSWWVVGTIRDVTERKEAEDALRKLATTDPLTGLSNRRFFMERSEEELEKARRYNRSLSLLMLDIDFFKKVNDTYGHDAGDDVLKALSVVGLKVLRNVDVFGRIGGEEFSILLPDTDIDGAVLVAERIRNEIEQAKMQTRSGALTITVSIGVATVNEQICTLEHLLKAADLGLYAAKDAGRNLVKVQLAPDGLI; encoded by the coding sequence ATGAGTTCAAAAAATAGCCGTAACGCATTAAAACTATTTTTTAAAAGATATATTCTTGTTGCGGTTATTATTTTAGCTGTGGCAATTGGGGTGATGTTTACTCAGAAAAAACAGTATGTTGATCATATTAAAGAACATGAAACAAATCTAGTTAAGAATAGTTGCAAAGAGTTTAGTTTTTGGCTTGAAGCTGGTGTTGAGGATGTTGGTATTGTTTGCAGTTTATTGGAAAGACGTTTGAATCAAGGCGGCGATTCGGCTGCAAAACTTGACGATGTTGCGGATATGTTCGCTGCTTTTGGAGAGCAAAGGGATATTTGCCTTCAGTTACGATACATTTCTAAGGAAGGGAGAGAGTTAGTCCGCGTTAATATTAAAAACAATGTTGCGGAACGTCTTTATGGCGATTTTTTGCAGAATAAAAGCGATCGTGAATATGTTAAAGACGCTTTGAATTTGGAAAAAGGCGTATATATTTCAAGTTTTGATCTTAATACAGAGCATGGGGAAATTGAGGTTCCGCATATCCCTGTTATAAGGTTTCTGAAAAAAGTATTTGGGCCGGATGGTGCCGAACTCGGGGTTGTTGCGATTAACTATTCCGGGAAGTTTTTGATCAGGATGCTTGAAGCGCCTGCAGCGGAGTCTTTCGGGGAAATTTTCCTTATTAATAGTTCAGGGCAATGGATTATAGGTCCAGACGAAGATTATAATTGGAGATTTGTTTTTGGAAAGCAGGGGGCTTTGTTGAAAGATCAGTTTCCTGCTGAATGGGAAATAATTTCGTCAGCTTCAGCAGGGCAATTTTTTGGTTCCAATGGTCTTTATACATATAAATCAGTATACGAGGGAGCACCACCAGCGTTGCGTGATTCAGATGTAAGTTTCAATGAACACTGGAAAATTATTACTTATGTTCCGTCTGAAAAACTATTTGTTCCGCAGAACAAAATTACTGTTTTTTTGATTATAATTTTATTTCTTTGGAGCGGCTTTCTGTTTTGGCGCAGAACTCTTTTTTCCATTGAAAAAGATAGTATAAGCAATGCCTTGAAAGAAAGTGAAAAAAGATTTCTGGATATTACCGATGCTGCCGGTGAATTTATATGGGAAACCGGACCGGATGGAAGTTTTATTTTTGTAACCGGCCGGGCAGAGAATATTTTGGGATATAGCGCTGAAGAGCTGGTCGGCAAATCCCCGTTTGATTTTGTTGACGAAGAGTCTTCGTGGGAAGTTAGAAAAGAGTTTCTTGATGCAGCTCAGGAAGGCAGAAATTTTAATTCTTTGGTGTCTAAATTTGTTAATCGTGATGGTCATAAGCTGTGGCTGGAGTTTAACGGTGTTCCTGTTCTTGATGAAGCTGGAAATGTTACCGGATTTCGAGGAGCGACTTCTGATATAACAGCTCAGAGAAAAGCTTTGCAGGATTTACAGGATAGAGAAGATATGCTTCAGAGCATAAGTGATTCCGTTCAGGATGCTCTTATACTTATGGATGATAAAGGCCTTGTTCATTTTTGGAATCCGGCTGCTGAAAAGATTTTCGGTTTTTCATCTGCTGAAATGATGGGCAAAGACTTGCGGGCTTGCGTGTGGCTTGAAGACAACGTTGATGATTTAAACGTTTCTTATGAGGAAAAAGAAGGTCAAAGCAGGTTATTTTCTTCGTATGGTTCTTTTACTGTAAATGTACGGCGAAAAGATGGGAATGTTTTTCCTGCGGAAGTTCTATTATCACCTTTGCGAAGAGATAACAGTTGGTGGGTTGTCGGGACAATCAGAGATGTTACGGAGCGTAAAGAAGCCGAAGATGCGTTGCGCAAGCTTGCCACAACTGATCCTTTGACAGGGTTAAGCAATCGTCGGTTTTTTATGGAAAGATCCGAGGAAGAACTTGAAAAAGCTCGAAGATACAACAGAAGTTTATCGTTGTTGATGCTGGATATTGATTTCTTTAAAAAAGTTAATGACACCTATGGGCATGATGCCGGGGATGATGTTTTGAAAGCTTTGTCTGTCGTCGGGCTTAAAGTTTTGCGAAATGTAGATGTGTTCGGTAGAATTGGCGGAGAAGAATTCTCCATACTTTTGCCGGATACAGATATTGACGGAGCTGTTCTGGTTGCTGAAAGAATCAGAAATGAGATTGAACAAGCTAAAATGCAGACACGTTCTGGAGCCCTTACCATAACTGTGAGTATTGGTGTCGCTACTGTGAATGAACAAATATGTACCTTGGAGCATCTGCTAAAGGCGGCTGACCTTGGTCTTTATGCCGCAAAGGATGCCGGGCGTAATCTGGTGAAGGTGCAGCTCGCTCCTGATGGATTGATATGA